The sequence GTAATGAGTTTGAAGTCGCTAATCATGGACAGATTGTATTTATAAAAGCAAAAAACAAGCTAGAAAAAGGCAGCCTGTTACGCAGGCAAATTGATTAAAATGTATGTAGATTTACACATTCACTCATGCGCCTCTGACGGGACATTAACCGCAGAGGAAACTATAGCTGCCTGCATGGAGAAAGATATAACTCTATTCTCTGTTACAGACCATAATTCCATTGCATGCAACGCAGAATTACGCAACCTTATAAAATTAAAAGACATATCATATATTCAGGGAGTTGAGATCGCATCAACATTTAAAGGCAGAGAGTTTCATATAACAGTTTATGGGTTTGATGAAACTAACAAAGAATTTAGAGAGCTTTTGAGAAAACATACCCAAGACGTAGAAGAAAACTTTTGCAATAAGTTTATAGAATGTTTCTCAAACCAAATCCCACAGCTCAATTTGGAAGAATTTAATGCATATTTATATGATCTCCGAAGAGGAGGGAGTAAATTATTAAACTATCTGATGGACAAAAAAGTGCTCAAAAATCTTGATGAGTATTTCCTTCTTGCAGGAGATTTTATTTCCAGATTCAGGATATTCTCTCTGCCACGTAAGGTAATAGATATTGCGAGAAAGGCAGGAGGATATCCATTTTTAGCACATCCTCCCGCTTACTATAGTTGCCTTGATCATTTTCCTGAGAAAGAGCTTGATGAGTGGCGCGGGTGGGGAATTGCAGGGATAGAGTGTTATTCTCCATATTTCAGAGAGGGAGAGAACGAGAAATACATTCAATATTGTATTAAAAACGGCCTCCTCATTTCAGGGGGCTCTGACTACCACGGTACATTTACCGAAAGAAAACTTGGCTCACAGAAGATTACACCTGATATGATTAATCTGGGGGATATACGAATTATTAATAAACATGTTTCTAAAAGCGTTTTTGTATAATCTTTAAATTCTAAAACACGTCTTCATCAGTGGTAATTATGTAGCCGCAATATATACAGACATCCTTGTTAGGAGGAATCGTTCTTTTACATTTAGGACATGTCAGGCTATCATGTTTTTCCCTTGTCATTTTACCATCTAAAGAACCATCTTCTTCATCGATATCAATTAATTCATCTTTAAACTCTTCTTCAGTAAAAAGACCTTTTTTAACCAATAACCT is a genomic window of bacterium containing:
- a CDS encoding PHP domain-containing protein, whose amino-acid sequence is MYVDLHIHSCASDGTLTAEETIAACMEKDITLFSVTDHNSIACNAELRNLIKLKDISYIQGVEIASTFKGREFHITVYGFDETNKEFRELLRKHTQDVEENFCNKFIECFSNQIPQLNLEEFNAYLYDLRRGGSKLLNYLMDKKVLKNLDEYFLLAGDFISRFRIFSLPRKVIDIARKAGGYPFLAHPPAYYSCLDHFPEKELDEWRGWGIAGIECYSPYFREGENEKYIQYCIKNGLLISGGSDYHGTFTERKLGSQKITPDMINLGDIRIINKHVSKSVFV